One segment of Erigeron canadensis isolate Cc75 chromosome 2, C_canadensis_v1, whole genome shotgun sequence DNA contains the following:
- the LOC122586410 gene encoding uncharacterized protein At4g06744-like, producing MGGAYPFLLLVCFTRFLAIIADEHLPHRQAMEITIGGDDGFEIIIGGGGAPPSPLRKTQDYWWWRCSSILGPPPAACPPTPPPLSPKPSPQPLQKPPPASPFEISELVREVFPVIQAFRKKITVDPLHITDTWQGKDVCGKYKGFVCGIAPDKQGKALVGVNFDGYYFSGPNLTISEFLFGLKEIVFFHANSNNFTGTIPDRIGELPYLKELGLSNNLFTGAFPYPLLKAKKLLLLDLSFNRFAGIVPPQVFLLNLDLLFIHNNKFVQKLPDNLGSTTAFSLNLANNKFIGGIPKSIGQASNTLLQVLFLNNQLTGCLPYEIGLLNKTTVFDVGFNFLSGPIPHSFRCLKKMMFLNLAKNKFYGPVPEAVCSLPELFNFTISYNYFTQVGPRCRKLIKDGVLDAKMNCILNLPNQRSAAECAKFFSTTHTCPNEKSLTYVPCSVGLESNESNSSQLESNNVYVPAQAPRAQIYASLLPHTSLDFWKN from the coding sequence ATGGGTGGCGCCTATCCATTTTTACTCTTGGTTTGCTTCACTCGTTTTCTTGCTATCATTGCTGATGAGCACCTTCCCCACAGACAAGCAATGGAAATAACTATTGGTGGTGACGATGGCTTCGAAATAATTATCGGTGGTGGCGGTGCTCCTCCGTCACCGCTACGAAAAACTCAAGATtattggtggtggcggtgttcCTCCATCCTCGGTCCCCCTCCCGCTGCATGTCCCCCAACACCTCCACCACTATCTCCAAAACCATCTCCACAACCACTACAAAAACCACCACCAGCATCACCTTTTGAAATTAGCGAACTTGTAAGAGAAGTCTTCCCCGTAATCCAGGCCTTCAGAAAGAAAATAACAGTTGATCCCTTGCATATAACCGATACATGGCAAGGCAAAGATGTTTGCGGCAAGTATAAAGGCTTCGTATGCGGTATCGCACCGGATAAACAGGGAAAAGCCCTCGTAGGGGTCAATTTCGACGGCTACTATTTTAGTGGCCCAAACTTAACCATATCCGAATTCCTTTTTGGTTTAAAGGAAATAGTTTTCTTCCATGCAAACTCAAACAACTTCACGGGAACCATCCCTGACCGTATAGGCGAACTTCCTTATCTTAAGGAACTAGGCTTAAGTAACAACTTATTCACGGGTGCATTCCCTTATCCTCTCCTGAAAGCCAAAAAACTACTACTTCTTGATCTTAGCTTTAATAGATTTGCGGGTATTGTGCCACCACAAGTCTTTCTTCTCAATCTCGATTTGTTATTCATACACAACAACAAATTCGTTCAAAAGTTACCCGACAACCTTGGCTCCACGACCGCATTTTCTTTAAACCTGGCAAACAACAAGTTCATTGGTGGGATCCCTAAAAGTATCGGTCAAGCTTCGAATACTTTACTTCAGGTTCTTTTTTTGAACAACCAGTTAACTGGTTGTTTGCCATACGAAATCGGGCTTTTAAATAAGACTACCGTGTTTGATGTCGGGTTTAATTTTTTATCTGGCCCGATCCCACATTCGTTTCGATGCttgaagaaaatgatgtttttgaaTTTGGCTAAGAATAAGTTCTATGGCCCGGTTCCGGAAGCAGTGTGTAGTCTTCCTGAACTCTTCAATTTCACGATATCTTATAACTATTTTACGCAAGTTGGGCCACGGTGTCGGAAGCTGATCAAGGATGGGGTTCTTGATGCTAAAATGAATTGTATTTTGAATCTTCCAAATCAAAGATCGGCTGCTGAATGTGCAAAATTCTTTTCTACTACTCATACTTGCCCGAATGAAAAGTCTCTGACTTATGTTCCTTGCTCCGTTGGGCTTGAAAGTAATGAATCCAATTCCTCACAATTGGAATCCAATAACGTTTATGTACCGGCGCAGGCTCCACGAGCACAAATTTATGCCTCTCTCCTGCCACATACATCTTTGGATTTTTGGAAAAATTAA